One window of the Candidatus Wolbachia massiliensis genome contains the following:
- the ftsY gene encoding signal recognition particle-docking protein FtsY has product MSLFSNLYKGLLKTSSRFSDGVKSIFSGKKKLNQSLLDELEELLISMDIGHKTSKLIIDRLASIKFDKEVEHNTITQQLMDEIEAILNPVVQPLTLDKKPHIIMVCGVNGNGKTTTIGKLAYKYKEMGKSVMLVACDTFRAAASEQLNIWAERSSCSIVTGEHGSDSASVAYRAVSQAIKDKVDVVLIDTAGRLQNNVNLMEELSKIYRTIKKLDGTAPHDVILVLDATTGQNAYSQLEAFSKMVNVTGLIITKLDGTAKGGVVIGLAEAYKVKLHAIGIGESIEDLREFTSKEFAKALFNCD; this is encoded by the coding sequence TTGAGTTTGTTTAGTAACCTTTATAAGGGCTTGTTGAAAACTTCTTCCCGCTTTAGCGATGGAGTAAAAAGTATTTTCTCTGGCAAAAAAAAATTAAATCAGTCGCTTTTGGATGAGCTAGAAGAATTGCTCATTAGCATGGATATTGGTCATAAAACCTCCAAGTTGATTATTGATAGGCTCGCAAGCATCAAATTTGACAAGGAAGTCGAGCATAATACTATCACACAGCAATTAATGGATGAAATAGAAGCTATTTTGAACCCAGTCGTACAACCGCTAACTTTGGACAAAAAACCACATATAATAATGGTATGTGGAGTAAATGGTAATGGTAAAACTACAACCATAGGCAAGCTTGCATATAAGTATAAGGAAATGGGAAAGTCCGTTATGCTTGTTGCGTGTGACACGTTTAGAGCTGCTGCTAGTGAGCAACTAAACATTTGGGCAGAACGTTCTAGTTGCTCCATTGTTACTGGAGAACACGGTAGCGATTCTGCAAGTGTGGCATATAGAGCTGTGAGTCAAGCTATAAAAGACAAAGTTGATGTTGTATTGATCGATACAGCAGGCAGACTACAAAATAATGTGAACCTTATGGAGGAGTTATCAAAAATATATAGAACGATAAAGAAATTGGATGGTACTGCTCCTCATGATGTTATTTTAGTTCTTGATGCGACCACCGGCCAAAATGCTTATAGCCAATTAGAGGCATTTAGTAAAATGGTTAATGTCACAGGATTAATTATAACAAAGCTAGATGGCACTGCTAAAGGTGGAGTGGTCATTGGATTAGCAGAAGCCTATAAGGTAAAATTACACGCTATAGGAATTGGCGAAAGTATAGAGGACTTGAGGGAATTCACCAGTAAAGAATTTGCCAAAGCACTATTTAACTGTGATTGA
- the iscU gene encoding Fe-S cluster assembly scaffold IscU, with the protein MSYNEKILDHYENPRNVGSLDKNDPNVGTGLVGAPSCGDVMKLQIKVNDKGVIEDAKFKTFGCGSAIASSSLLTEMIKGKTIEDVTQIKNTQIVEELSLPPVKIHCSVLAEDAIKAAIHDYQSKQKN; encoded by the coding sequence ATGAGTTATAATGAGAAAATTTTAGATCATTACGAAAATCCAAGAAATGTCGGTTCTTTGGATAAAAATGATCCAAACGTTGGCACTGGTCTGGTTGGTGCACCATCGTGCGGCGACGTTATGAAACTACAAATAAAGGTCAATGACAAAGGTGTTATTGAAGATGCTAAATTTAAAACTTTTGGTTGCGGTTCTGCGATTGCTTCAAGCTCTTTGCTTACAGAGATGATCAAAGGAAAAACTATTGAAGATGTAACACAGATAAAGAATACCCAAATAGTTGAAGAGTTGTCTTTGCCTCCAGTGAAGATACACTGCTCGGTGCTTGCTGAAGACGCTATAAAAGCCGCTATTCATGATTATCAGAGTAAACAAAAGAATTAA
- a CDS encoding HesB/IscA family protein yields MSEHQGVGSAVEKDKKLIALTASAVARVRYLLDRKKHTSFEESEEAIGIRVLIKQKGCSGLKYDIEYAYDIRPLESIIEESCSDGQKVKVLIDPKSVMFILGSEMDYVEEKFSSGFVFKNPNEKGKCGCGESFHV; encoded by the coding sequence ATGAGTGAACATCAAGGAGTAGGTAGTGCCGTAGAGAAAGATAAAAAGCTTATCGCTTTAACTGCAAGTGCAGTAGCGAGGGTAAGATATTTATTGGACAGAAAAAAGCATACTAGCTTTGAGGAATCAGAAGAAGCAATAGGAATCAGAGTGCTAATTAAACAAAAAGGATGTTCCGGTTTAAAATATGATATTGAATATGCGTATGATATTCGTCCTTTAGAGTCGATAATTGAAGAAAGTTGCAGTGATGGTCAAAAAGTCAAGGTGTTAATCGATCCAAAATCTGTCATGTTTATTCTTGGCTCTGAAATGGACTATGTAGAGGAAAAATTCTCATCGGGTTTTGTTTTTAAAAATCCCAATGAAAAGGGAAAGTGTGGTTGTGGAGAAAGTTTCCATGTCTAG
- a CDS encoding iron-sulfur cluster co-chaperone HscB C-terminal domain-containing protein — MSRNYFVLFEIEPAFNISFDELEKKYIELSKTDIDERQSQNMENINKAYQVLKSPLKRAEHLLDLFGVETQNDHLDPEVLNESMEIREYLLDCDDLQFASRMIDEKIKGCIKNLINAFAAKNFDEVATQILRLKYLYKSFEEVKKNAANSNF, encoded by the coding sequence ATGTCTAGAAACTATTTTGTGTTGTTTGAAATTGAACCAGCTTTTAATATCAGCTTTGATGAGTTAGAGAAAAAATATATCGAGCTAAGCAAAACTGATATAGATGAAAGACAGTCCCAAAACATGGAAAATATCAACAAAGCTTATCAAGTGTTAAAGTCCCCACTAAAACGTGCCGAGCATTTGTTGGATCTTTTTGGTGTAGAAACCCAAAATGATCATCTGGATCCTGAAGTGTTAAATGAATCAATGGAAATAAGAGAGTATTTGCTAGACTGTGATGATCTGCAATTTGCAAGTAGGATGATTGATGAAAAAATAAAAGGTTGCATTAAAAACCTAATTAATGCTTTTGCTGCAAAAAATTTTGATGAAGTTGCTACACAAATTTTAAGGTTGAAGTATTTATATAAGTCATTTGAGGAGGTAAAGAAAAATGCGGCCAATTCTAATTTCTGA